From Pandoraea norimbergensis, the proteins below share one genomic window:
- a CDS encoding M20 aminoacylase family protein produces MTQDTYFAKALTDWRHAFHRLPETGFEELRTSQTVATILESFGLDVQRGIGGTGVVASLTVGDGPGAIGIRADMDALLITEQAPGRDHASQVAGKMHACGHDGHMSMVLGAAKLLCESRDFNGTVRFIFQPAEEHGRGAKAMIADGLLTRFPIDAIYGVHNMPGIPAGQIATRVGGIMASEDNFVIRIRGKGTHAARPHMGIDPLVIGAEIVVALQTVVSRSVDPGESAVVSCTEFTTDGIRNAIPTNVVIKGDTRSYTPDVQRLLETRMRDICMGICAMHGAQCEFEYTHEFAPTMNWDANTGVAVRAARAVAGDAMVEANIAPVMAAEDFGVFLQHLPGNFAFIGNGTRDEPGAIPLHNACYDFNDAILPLGAKYFAQIVRESLPR; encoded by the coding sequence ATGACGCAGGACACCTATTTCGCGAAGGCACTGACCGACTGGCGGCATGCGTTCCATCGTCTCCCTGAGACGGGTTTCGAAGAACTCAGAACGTCGCAAACGGTGGCCACGATTCTGGAAAGCTTCGGGCTGGACGTGCAGCGCGGCATCGGCGGCACGGGTGTCGTGGCGAGTCTCACGGTAGGCGATGGGCCGGGGGCCATCGGCATTCGCGCGGATATGGACGCGTTGCTCATCACTGAGCAGGCGCCCGGGCGTGATCACGCGTCGCAGGTGGCGGGCAAGATGCACGCTTGCGGACACGACGGCCATATGTCGATGGTGCTGGGTGCCGCGAAGTTGCTATGTGAATCGCGTGACTTCAACGGCACGGTGCGCTTTATTTTTCAGCCGGCCGAGGAACATGGCCGTGGCGCGAAGGCCATGATTGCCGACGGGCTGCTGACGCGCTTTCCCATCGATGCGATTTACGGGGTTCACAACATGCCGGGTATCCCGGCGGGGCAGATCGCCACGCGCGTGGGCGGCATCATGGCGAGTGAAGACAACTTCGTCATCCGGATTCGCGGCAAGGGCACTCACGCAGCGCGGCCGCACATGGGGATCGATCCGCTGGTGATCGGCGCTGAGATCGTGGTGGCGCTGCAAACGGTGGTGTCGCGTAGCGTGGACCCGGGCGAGTCGGCGGTGGTGTCGTGTACGGAATTCACTACCGACGGCATTCGCAATGCGATTCCGACGAACGTCGTGATCAAGGGCGACACACGCAGCTACACGCCCGACGTGCAGCGTTTGTTGGAGACTCGCATGCGTGACATCTGCATGGGGATCTGTGCGATGCACGGTGCGCAGTGCGAGTTCGAGTACACGCACGAGTTTGCGCCGACGATGAACTGGGACGCGAACACTGGCGTTGCGGTGCGCGCCGCGCGCGCGGTGGCGGGCGACGCGATGGTCGAGGCGAACATCGCGCCCGTGATGGCGGCGGAAGACTTCGGGGTGTTCCTGCAACATCTGCCGGGCAACTTCGCGTTCATTGGCAACGGCACACGCGATGAACCCGGCGCGATACCGCTACACAACGCCTGCTACGACTTCAACGACGCGATTCTGCCGCTAGGGGCGAAATATTTCGCGCAGATTGTGCGGGAGAGTTTGCCGCGTTGA
- a CDS encoding GntR family transcriptional regulator → MLSNATSATSPTQTADATLAQSAYLRLRSDIVDGVLMPGEKLRVEHLKDRYAVGAGTLREALALLVADALVVQQGHRGFRVTPISLADFIDITETRVQLETEALRQSITLGDDTWEANLTSAFHLLTLAEERLASGAVGGSTGAEAFAQWEERNRAFHEVLIAACPSRWLHHFLSILYRQSERYRRLSITHQPVPRDVHEEHQAIFDACLARDAAKASEYLAAHIRKTLEAVRELPDAVINAANSPAQSARNISPLAAESRR, encoded by the coding sequence ATGCTTAGTAACGCCACGTCCGCCACCTCGCCCACCCAAACCGCCGACGCCACACTCGCGCAAAGCGCTTACCTGCGCCTGCGCAGCGACATCGTCGACGGTGTGCTGATGCCGGGCGAGAAGCTGCGGGTCGAGCATCTGAAGGATCGGTATGCGGTGGGCGCGGGCACCCTGCGCGAAGCGCTGGCGCTGCTGGTCGCCGATGCGCTCGTGGTGCAACAAGGGCATCGGGGGTTTCGAGTGACGCCGATCTCGCTAGCCGACTTCATCGACATCACCGAGACTCGCGTGCAGTTGGAGACGGAGGCATTGCGCCAGTCCATCACGCTGGGCGACGACACGTGGGAAGCCAATCTGACAAGTGCGTTTCACCTGCTCACGCTGGCAGAAGAACGATTGGCAAGTGGTGCAGTGGGCGGAAGTACCGGCGCAGAGGCCTTCGCGCAATGGGAAGAACGCAATCGCGCGTTCCATGAAGTGCTGATCGCCGCGTGTCCGTCACGCTGGCTGCATCACTTTCTCTCGATTCTGTACCGGCAGTCCGAGCGCTACCGCCGCCTGTCCATCACGCACCAGCCCGTGCCGCGCGACGTGCATGAAGAACATCAGGCGATCTTCGATGCGTGTCTCGCACGCGATGCTGCCAAGGCGTCCGAATACCTCGCCGCCCACATCCGCAAGACGCTCGAAGCGGTGCGAGAACTACCGGACGCCGTGATCAACGCGGCAAACTCTCCCGCACAATCTGCGCGAAATATTTCGCCCCTAGCGGCAGAATCGCGTCGTTGA
- a CDS encoding 2-hydroxymuconic semialdehyde dehydrogenase, which produces MKDFQNFINGEWVSSARTFENRNPVDNSLIGRVHEAGRTEVDAAVRAARAALQGPWGKMTVAQRVELLHGVADGINRRFDDFLAAEIADTGKPHGLASHLDIPRGAANFKVFADMIKNVPTESFAMVTPDGGNALNYGVRTPRGVIAVVCPWNLPLLLMTWKVGPALAFGNTVVVKPSEETPATATLLGEVMNEVGVPAGVYNVVHGFGPESAGAFLTEHPGVNGITFTGETRTGEAIMKAAANGVRPVSFELGGKNPGIVFADADFDKAVAGITRSSFDNSGQVCLGTERVYVQRPIFDRFVAALKERAESLKIGDPYAEGTNFGPLVSQVHREKVLSYYAKAREEGATVVTGGGVPDMPAAMKDGAWVQPTIWTGLPETASVIREEIFGPCCHIAPFDTEDEVVAMANATPYGLAATVWTTDVSRAHRMGAALEVGVCWINAWFLRDLRTAFGGAKQSGIGREGGVHSLEFYTELRNVCVKL; this is translated from the coding sequence ATGAAAGACTTTCAGAACTTCATCAACGGCGAGTGGGTGTCGAGCGCCCGCACGTTCGAGAACCGCAACCCGGTGGACAACAGCCTGATCGGCCGGGTGCATGAGGCCGGCCGTACGGAGGTAGACGCCGCCGTGCGTGCGGCGCGCGCCGCGCTGCAAGGCCCGTGGGGAAAGATGACGGTGGCCCAGCGGGTGGAACTGCTGCACGGCGTGGCGGACGGAATCAACCGCCGTTTCGACGACTTTCTGGCCGCTGAAATTGCGGATACGGGCAAGCCGCACGGTCTGGCGAGCCATCTGGACATTCCGCGCGGCGCCGCGAACTTCAAGGTGTTCGCGGACATGATCAAGAACGTGCCGACGGAGTCGTTCGCGATGGTGACGCCGGATGGCGGCAACGCGCTGAACTATGGCGTGCGCACACCGCGCGGCGTGATCGCGGTGGTGTGTCCGTGGAATCTGCCGCTGCTGTTGATGACGTGGAAGGTTGGCCCGGCGCTGGCCTTCGGCAACACGGTAGTGGTGAAGCCGTCGGAGGAAACGCCCGCGACGGCCACGCTGCTGGGCGAAGTGATGAACGAAGTCGGGGTGCCGGCGGGGGTCTACAACGTGGTGCACGGCTTTGGTCCGGAGTCGGCAGGGGCATTCCTGACGGAGCATCCGGGAGTGAATGGCATCACCTTCACGGGCGAAACTCGTACGGGCGAAGCGATTATGAAGGCCGCGGCGAATGGCGTGCGTCCGGTGTCGTTCGAACTGGGCGGCAAGAATCCGGGCATTGTGTTTGCCGACGCGGACTTCGATAAGGCGGTGGCGGGTATCACGCGCTCAAGCTTCGACAACAGCGGACAGGTCTGTCTGGGGACGGAACGCGTCTACGTGCAGCGGCCGATTTTCGATCGCTTCGTGGCCGCGCTGAAGGAACGTGCGGAATCGCTGAAGATCGGTGATCCGTACGCGGAAGGGACTAATTTCGGCCCGCTCGTCTCGCAGGTGCATCGCGAGAAGGTGTTGTCCTACTATGCGAAAGCCCGCGAGGAAGGCGCGACGGTGGTGACCGGTGGCGGCGTGCCCGATATGCCCGCTGCAATGAAAGACGGCGCTTGGGTGCAGCCCACGATCTGGACCGGACTGCCCGAAACTGCCTCAGTGATCCGCGAAGAAATCTTCGGACCGTGCTGCCATATCGCACCGTTCGATACGGAAGACGAAGTCGTCGCGATGGCGAACGCGACACCTTACGGCCTTGCTGCCACGGTCTGGACGACGGACGTCAGCCGGGCGCATCGCATGGGCGCTGCGCTGGAAGTGGGCGTGTGCTGGATCAATGCATGGTTCCTGCGTGACCTCCGCACCGCCTTCGGTGGCGCGAAACAATCCGGCATCGGACGCGAAGGCGGCGTGCACTCGCTTGAGTTCTACACCGAACTTCGGAATGTCTGTGTGAAGCTTTGA
- a CDS encoding aminotransferase-like domain-containing protein has protein sequence MYAFTSPFANPAGSPIRELFKYLSEPGMISFAGGYPASDLFDVEGLAAAQARAFAQPTRCLQYGPTDGLAELKTQIIALMATRGARCASDELLVTTGSQQGLDLLLRVLVAPGDVVVTEQPAYPATLQALRLQQAQVVTVPVDAQGLDVDYLEALLRDGKIATPKLLYTVPTFANPTGATLSRERRVALLKLAAEYRFIVVEDDPYGDLRFAGEALPTLLELTDEVPGSREWLVHFSSLSKIVAPGLRVGWTIAPPEIARRCVVAKQTVDLCSVPWTQAVAAEYLADGALERHLPSIKLAYKRKCDAMCEALGTLLGDEIQFHAPEGGMFVWARLAAVKTSELLPHAIAEKVLFVPGTAFYAEDADAASLRLSFAAPGVDAIEEGVKRLQRAMQAVGEK, from the coding sequence ATGTACGCCTTCACTTCTCCGTTTGCCAATCCGGCGGGCTCGCCCATTCGCGAGCTGTTCAAGTACTTGTCCGAGCCGGGCATGATTTCCTTCGCGGGCGGCTATCCGGCCAGCGATCTGTTCGACGTCGAAGGGTTGGCGGCAGCGCAGGCGCGTGCCTTCGCGCAGCCGACGCGTTGCCTGCAATATGGACCGACCGACGGTTTGGCCGAACTCAAGACCCAGATCATCGCGTTGATGGCGACGCGTGGTGCGCGTTGCGCGAGCGACGAGTTGTTGGTCACAACCGGTTCGCAGCAAGGGCTGGATTTGCTGCTGCGCGTACTGGTAGCGCCGGGTGATGTGGTGGTGACCGAGCAGCCGGCGTATCCGGCGACATTGCAGGCGTTGCGGCTTCAGCAGGCGCAGGTCGTGACCGTGCCGGTCGATGCACAGGGTCTGGACGTCGACTATCTCGAAGCGCTACTGCGTGACGGAAAGATTGCCACGCCGAAGCTGCTGTACACCGTGCCCACGTTTGCCAACCCCACGGGCGCGACGCTTTCGCGCGAACGGCGTGTGGCGTTGTTGAAGCTGGCGGCGGAATATCGCTTCATCGTGGTCGAGGACGATCCGTATGGTGATTTGCGGTTTGCGGGCGAGGCACTCCCCACGTTGTTGGAACTGACGGACGAGGTGCCGGGTTCACGCGAATGGCTGGTGCACTTTTCGAGCTTGTCGAAAATCGTGGCACCGGGGTTGCGGGTGGGTTGGACGATAGCGCCGCCGGAGATTGCGCGGCGATGTGTGGTGGCGAAGCAGACGGTGGATCTGTGCAGCGTGCCGTGGACGCAGGCGGTAGCGGCGGAGTATTTGGCCGACGGTGCACTAGAGCGGCATTTGCCGAGCATCAAGCTGGCGTACAAGCGCAAGTGTGATGCGATGTGCGAGGCGCTGGGGACGTTGTTGGGTGACGAGATCCAGTTCCATGCACCGGAGGGTGGGATGTTCGTGTGGGCGCGACTGGCGGCGGTAAAGACGAGCGAGTTGTTGCCCCATGCCATCGCAGAGAAAGTGTTGTTCGTCCCGGGCACGGCGTTCTACGCAGAAGATGCCGATGCGGCGTCGTTGCGTTTGTCGTTCGCGGCACCGGGTGTGGATGCCATCGAAGAAGGGGTAAAGCGTTTGCAGCGGGCGATGCAAGCCGTGGGGGAGAAGTAG
- the amaB gene encoding L-piperidine-6-carboxylate dehydrogenase, with the protein MNATSILNELGIAKLAETGDIAVHSPIDGALIGRVASASVSDAQAALARAHTAFTAWRNVPAPRRGELVRLLGEKLRERKQALGALVTLEAGKILQEGLGEVQEMIDICDFAVGLSRQLYGLTIASERPGHRMAETWHPLGVCTVISAFNFPVAVWSWNAALALVCGNAVVWKPSEKTPLTALAVNKLMEEVIAEFGDAPEGLTALIIGGRDVGEALVADPRSAIVSATGSTEMGRKVGVEVARRFGRSILELGGNNAGIVTGSADMELALRGIVFSAVGTAGQRCTTLRRLFVHESVYDKTVDRLKSLYGKVSIGNPLERGTLMGPLIDEGAFQRMQGALDMARAQGGKVTGGERHAVAGADKGFYVKPAIVEMSSQTDVVLTETFAPILYVLKYSDFNEAIDGNNASSHGLSSCVFTTDLREAERFTSSAGSDCGIANVNIGPSGAEIGGAFGGEKETGGGRESGSDAWKGYMRRATNTVNYSSALPLAQGIDFSIE; encoded by the coding sequence GTGAACGCCACCTCCATCCTCAACGAACTGGGTATTGCCAAGCTGGCCGAGACCGGCGACATCGCCGTGCATTCGCCGATCGACGGCGCCCTCATCGGTCGCGTGGCCAGCGCCAGCGTGAGTGACGCGCAAGCCGCGCTCGCCCGCGCCCATACCGCATTCACCGCCTGGCGCAACGTACCGGCCCCGCGCCGCGGCGAACTGGTCCGTCTGCTCGGCGAAAAGCTGCGCGAGCGCAAGCAGGCGCTTGGCGCGCTGGTCACGCTCGAAGCGGGCAAGATCCTGCAAGAGGGTCTGGGCGAAGTGCAGGAAATGATCGACATCTGCGACTTCGCCGTCGGCCTGTCGCGTCAGTTGTACGGTCTGACCATCGCTTCCGAGCGTCCGGGCCACCGCATGGCTGAAACGTGGCATCCGCTGGGCGTGTGCACCGTCATTTCCGCCTTCAACTTCCCTGTGGCCGTGTGGTCGTGGAATGCTGCGCTGGCCCTCGTGTGCGGCAATGCCGTCGTGTGGAAGCCGTCGGAGAAGACCCCGTTGACCGCGCTGGCCGTCAACAAGTTGATGGAAGAAGTCATTGCCGAGTTCGGCGACGCCCCGGAAGGCTTGACCGCACTGATCATCGGCGGTCGCGACGTGGGTGAAGCGCTCGTGGCCGATCCGCGTTCCGCCATCGTGAGCGCGACCGGCAGCACTGAGATGGGCCGCAAGGTCGGCGTAGAAGTCGCACGCCGCTTCGGCCGTTCGATTCTCGAACTGGGCGGCAACAACGCTGGCATCGTGACCGGCAGCGCCGATATGGAATTGGCCTTGCGCGGCATCGTCTTCTCCGCCGTGGGTACGGCAGGTCAGCGTTGCACCACGCTGCGCCGTCTGTTCGTGCATGAGAGCGTGTACGACAAGACCGTCGATCGCCTGAAGAGCCTGTACGGCAAGGTGTCGATTGGCAACCCGCTCGAGCGTGGCACGCTGATGGGCCCGCTGATTGACGAAGGTGCTTTCCAGCGCATGCAGGGCGCGCTCGACATGGCACGTGCGCAGGGTGGCAAGGTGACTGGCGGCGAGCGTCATGCCGTGGCGGGTGCCGACAAGGGCTTCTACGTGAAACCGGCCATCGTCGAGATGTCGTCGCAGACCGACGTCGTGCTGACCGAAACCTTCGCGCCGATTCTGTACGTGCTCAAGTACAGCGATTTCAACGAAGCCATCGATGGCAACAATGCGTCGTCGCATGGTTTGTCGTCGTGCGTGTTCACGACCGACTTGCGCGAGGCTGAGCGCTTCACGTCGTCGGCGGGTAGCGATTGCGGCATTGCCAACGTCAACATTGGCCCGAGCGGCGCAGAAATTGGCGGCGCGTTCGGTGGCGAGAAAGAAACCGGCGGCGGTCGCGAGTCGGGTTCCGATGCATGGAAGGGTTACATGCGCCGTGCCACCAACACCGTCAACTACTCTTCCGCCCTGCCGCTCGCGCAAGGCATCGACTTCTCGATCGAGTGA
- a CDS encoding DUF1338 domain-containing protein — MRNANVQSLLVSLLGEARTDALFATLNSPSILAVYEPGQVTRAELAQAMNMALFEGLLARSQNGRTYTEETIGNGGSVYLDHGALRTVRWASNGALPPGEAAFTRILRPLGFRPNGRYPLDRLGMTGRAYAHEDAPEEISQFFVSELHPERFSEGFQQAVSNVVGTSKDPLTPAAVGQLWELERDGTLPLETAQALLPVIVGAFARQHDVPGEADYDALLAESAEMAWIATEGNAFNHATDRVDDVFALSDAEKAKGRPMKPEVERSRSGRVFQTAYRADVVRREFRAANGEIVTRDVPGSFYEFITRRREYDNTKHCWKIDLRFDAGNAQGIFKMTANAK; from the coding sequence ATGCGCAATGCCAATGTGCAGTCGTTGCTGGTTTCCCTGCTGGGAGAAGCGCGTACCGACGCGCTTTTCGCCACGCTCAACTCGCCGTCGATTCTGGCGGTGTACGAGCCGGGTCAGGTCACCCGTGCCGAACTGGCGCAGGCCATGAACATGGCCTTGTTCGAGGGCTTGCTGGCGCGCTCGCAAAACGGCCGCACCTACACCGAAGAAACCATCGGCAATGGCGGCAGCGTCTATCTCGACCATGGCGCGTTGCGCACCGTGCGTTGGGCCAGCAATGGCGCGTTGCCGCCGGGCGAAGCCGCATTCACGCGAATTCTGCGTCCGCTCGGCTTCCGCCCGAACGGCCGTTACCCGCTGGACCGGCTGGGCATGACCGGCCGCGCCTACGCCCATGAAGATGCACCCGAAGAGATTTCGCAGTTCTTCGTAAGCGAGTTGCACCCTGAGCGTTTCTCCGAGGGGTTCCAGCAAGCCGTCTCGAACGTCGTGGGCACGTCGAAAGACCCGCTGACGCCGGCCGCCGTCGGCCAACTGTGGGAATTGGAACGCGACGGCACCCTGCCGCTCGAAACGGCGCAAGCCTTGCTGCCCGTCATCGTGGGCGCGTTTGCGCGTCAGCATGACGTGCCGGGCGAGGCCGATTACGATGCGTTGCTGGCCGAGTCGGCCGAGATGGCGTGGATTGCCACCGAGGGCAACGCCTTCAACCATGCGACCGACCGTGTCGACGACGTCTTCGCGCTGTCCGATGCTGAAAAGGCGAAGGGCCGTCCGATGAAGCCGGAAGTCGAGCGTTCGCGCTCGGGCCGAGTGTTCCAGACGGCGTATCGTGCCGACGTAGTGCGCCGCGAATTCCGTGCGGCCAACGGCGAGATCGTCACGCGCGACGTGCCGGGCTCGTTCTACGAATTCATCACCCGTCGTCGTGAGTACGACAACACCAAGCATTGCTGGAAGATCGACCTGCGTTTCGACGCGGGGAATGCGCAGGGCATCTTCAAGATGACCGCCAACGCCAAATGA